The Antarcticibacterium sp. 1MA-6-2 genome has a window encoding:
- a CDS encoding DUF5103 domain-containing protein has product MKNLLLCFTILWSACIYSQVLMETPAPGFIRSIEFRGSSSVTGNPVIALGEPLHLKFDDIIGDEADYYYTIEHYNYDWTPSELVKSEYLLGFDDVRIFNYTNSFNTLQPYTHYELSIPNRDTQGLKVTGNYVLNVYNNSKELIFSRKFMVYQPLTQVGVTIKRSRDLQFINKKQVVNFTIYSPDILLRNPERTVNVMIMQNYNLKSAITNIKPQYSLANELIYRYDQSTAFLAGNEYLKFDSKDVRAPTVQISRVELNDLYHHFLFTDRSRDEQPYTYNPDVNGQFVVRTLQGNDPDIEAEYVWTHFSLMNYEPLGGGEIHLFGAFNNFQLDESTLMKYNKESGLYENARLFKQGYYDYKYVLLKEDQSMDPGFISGNFEKTENEFQVLVYFRDLGARYDQIIGVGTANSINITN; this is encoded by the coding sequence ATGAAGAACTTACTACTGTGTTTCACCATTTTATGGAGTGCCTGTATTTATTCCCAGGTCTTAATGGAAACCCCGGCTCCCGGTTTTATACGCAGTATTGAATTCCGGGGAAGTTCTTCGGTCACTGGAAATCCTGTAATTGCATTAGGAGAACCGCTCCATCTTAAATTTGATGATATAATTGGGGACGAAGCAGACTATTACTATACTATAGAACATTATAATTATGACTGGACCCCTTCAGAACTAGTTAAATCTGAATATCTTTTAGGGTTTGATGATGTGAGAATCTTTAACTATACCAATTCGTTTAATACCCTTCAGCCGTATACTCATTATGAATTAAGCATTCCTAACCGGGATACCCAGGGCCTAAAAGTGACGGGAAATTATGTTCTGAATGTTTACAATAACAGTAAAGAATTGATCTTTTCGAGAAAGTTTATGGTTTACCAACCCCTTACACAGGTGGGAGTAACCATTAAACGTTCCAGGGACCTTCAGTTTATTAATAAAAAACAGGTTGTGAATTTCACTATTTACTCACCAGATATTTTACTGAGAAATCCTGAACGAACAGTAAATGTCATGATTATGCAAAACTATAATCTAAAGTCGGCTATTACGAACATTAAACCACAATACAGTCTCGCCAATGAACTTATCTACAGGTACGATCAATCCACCGCATTTTTGGCAGGAAATGAATATCTTAAATTTGACAGCAAAGATGTTAGAGCTCCCACTGTTCAAATAAGCCGGGTTGAACTCAATGATCTCTATCATCACTTCTTATTTACTGACAGGTCCAGGGATGAGCAACCTTACACTTATAATCCCGATGTCAACGGGCAGTTCGTTGTAAGAACTCTACAGGGAAATGATCCGGATATTGAAGCAGAATATGTTTGGACCCATTTCTCCCTAATGAATTATGAACCCCTGGGCGGTGGGGAAATTCACCTCTTTGGCGCTTTCAATAATTTTCAACTGGACGAATCTACTTTAATGAAATACAATAAAGAGTCGGGTCTTTACGAGAATGCGCGATTATTTAAACAAGGCTATTATGATTATAAATATGTTCTATTAAAAGAGGACCAATCTATGGATCCCGGCTTCATTAGCGGAAATTTCGAAAAAACTGAAAATGAATTTCAGGTTTTAGTTTACTTTAGAGACCTGGGAGCCCGTTATGATCAAATTATTGGCGTGGGGACTGCAAACTCAATTAATATTACAAACTAA
- a CDS encoding Na(+)-translocating NADH-quinone reductase subunit C: MEEKSVNKTNTNSYTFIFAIVMVVVVGSILAFAATSLQPTQYENMRQEKMQNILATVGVETDRAGAEELYKKYITEEIVLDYEGEIKEGVEAFDVDLAKEIKREPLEQNFPLYIAEVEGEKYYIVPLRGSGLWNAIFGYISLKDDVNTIKGAVFDHLGETPGLGAEITQEWFRERFTDEKIFDGSGNLIGVSVVKGNSSTSKDDNQVDAISGATITGDGVSDMISERLQYYLPYFKSQTDVKVANN; encoded by the coding sequence ATGGAAGAGAAATCGGTCAATAAAACAAACACTAACTCCTATACATTTATTTTTGCTATAGTGATGGTGGTGGTAGTGGGTAGTATTCTGGCTTTTGCCGCTACCTCGTTGCAGCCTACGCAGTATGAGAATATGCGTCAGGAAAAAATGCAGAACATTCTTGCTACTGTTGGTGTTGAAACGGACAGGGCAGGAGCTGAAGAATTGTACAAAAAGTACATAACTGAGGAAATTGTACTTGATTACGAAGGAGAAATAAAAGAGGGTGTAGAAGCTTTTGATGTGGATCTTGCTAAAGAGATCAAAAGAGAACCTTTGGAACAAAATTTTCCATTGTATATCGCCGAAGTTGAAGGTGAAAAATATTATATAGTTCCACTACGAGGATCGGGATTATGGAATGCGATCTTTGGTTACATCTCTCTTAAAGATGATGTAAACACCATAAAAGGAGCCGTCTTTGATCACCTTGGGGAAACTCCCGGATTGGGAGCAGAAATTACCCAGGAATGGTTTAGGGAGCGGTTCACAGATGAAAAGATCTTTGATGGTTCAGGTAATTTAATTGGAGTGTCGGTTGTTAAAGGAAACAGCAGTACTTCAAAAGATGACAATCAGGTTGATGCAATTTCCGGGGCTACAATTACTGGAGATGGGGTATCAGATATGATTTCAGAAAGGCTTCAATACTATTTACCATACTTCAAAAGCCAAACTGACGTAAAAGTTGCAAATAATTAA
- the nqrF gene encoding NADH:ubiquinone reductase (Na(+)-transporting) subunit F: protein MTVIIASVIVFLVLILILVGVLLGAKAKLVPSGLRKININNEKDLEVGSGGTLLSTLGENKLFLPSACGGGGTCIQCKCIVSEGGGSILPTEEPHFTRKEIAQGWRLGCQVKVKQDMKVQIPEEVFGIKKWEATVVRNYNVASFIKEFVVEIPEDMDYRAGGYIQIEIPKCEVKYQDMDITAHPDEHPENPQKFKEEWDKFNLWPLVMRNTETVERAYSMASYPAEGREIMLNVRIATPPWDRAKNGWMDVNPGIASSYIFSLKKGDKCIISGPYGEFFINESEAEMLYVGGGAGMAPMRSHLYHLFRTVKTGRKVTYWYGGRSKRELFYTEHFRALERDFPNFRFFLALSEPLEEDNWKVKKSIDDEGDGFVGFIHQVVIDNYLKFHEEPEDIEYYFCGPPLMNKAVEKMTDDFGVPPENVRFDDFGG, encoded by the coding sequence ATGACAGTTATTATAGCAAGTGTAATTGTATTTTTAGTATTGATCTTAATATTGGTGGGTGTACTTTTAGGTGCTAAAGCCAAACTTGTTCCTTCAGGACTTAGAAAAATCAATATTAATAATGAAAAGGATCTGGAAGTTGGATCGGGTGGAACTTTATTGTCTACTTTGGGTGAAAACAAATTATTTTTGCCATCTGCCTGCGGTGGTGGTGGTACTTGTATCCAGTGTAAATGTATTGTTTCTGAAGGTGGGGGATCTATTCTCCCTACAGAGGAGCCACACTTTACACGTAAAGAAATTGCTCAGGGTTGGAGACTTGGTTGCCAGGTAAAGGTAAAGCAGGATATGAAAGTTCAAATACCTGAAGAGGTGTTTGGAATCAAAAAATGGGAGGCAACTGTGGTACGTAATTACAACGTGGCGTCTTTTATTAAAGAATTTGTAGTTGAAATTCCTGAAGATATGGACTATCGGGCAGGAGGTTATATTCAAATTGAAATTCCAAAATGCGAAGTTAAGTATCAGGATATGGATATTACTGCCCATCCTGATGAGCATCCGGAAAATCCACAGAAGTTTAAAGAGGAATGGGATAAGTTCAACTTGTGGCCTCTTGTAATGAGAAATACTGAAACAGTGGAGCGTGCATATTCTATGGCTTCTTACCCTGCTGAAGGAAGAGAAATTATGCTGAACGTGCGTATTGCTACCCCACCATGGGACAGAGCAAAGAATGGATGGATGGATGTTAATCCTGGAATCGCATCTTCCTATATCTTCTCTTTAAAGAAAGGTGACAAATGTATTATCTCAGGACCTTACGGGGAATTCTTCATCAATGAAAGTGAGGCAGAAATGCTTTACGTAGGTGGGGGAGCAGGGATGGCCCCTATGCGTTCGCACCTGTACCATCTTTTTCGTACTGTAAAAACAGGAAGAAAAGTAACTTATTGGTATGGTGGACGTTCAAAAAGAGAATTATTCTATACTGAACATTTCCGTGCTCTGGAAAGAGATTTCCCTAATTTCCGCTTTTTCCTTGCCCTTTCTGAACCTCTTGAAGAGGACAACTGGAAGGTTAAGAAAAGTATAGATGATGAAGGAGATGGATTCGTAGGGTTTATCCACCAGGTAGTTATTGACAATTATCTTAAGTTCCACGAGGAACCTGAAGATATTGAATATTACTTTTGTGGACCGCCCCTTATGAATAAAGCCGTAGAAAAAATGACTGATGATTTTGGGGTACCACCTGAAAATGTGAGATTTGATGATTTTGGTGGTTAA
- a CDS encoding Na(+)-translocating NADH-quinone reductase subunit F → MKTELTQQELHNLAMNIVGQDLEENGYEFLGVNSEFKTNPQFVALKEKKLHFVVVRAITYPDNPKNFDLALMKKVKDHAVKFNARTFYAGVGLANSQDYEKLMVKEEDYIINYDGLQEIE, encoded by the coding sequence ATGAAAACGGAACTTACTCAACAGGAACTTCATAATCTTGCGATGAATATCGTAGGACAGGATCTTGAGGAAAATGGTTATGAATTTCTGGGGGTCAACAGTGAATTTAAAACAAATCCCCAGTTTGTAGCACTAAAAGAAAAGAAGTTGCACTTCGTGGTTGTTAGAGCAATTACCTATCCAGATAACCCAAAAAATTTTGATCTTGCATTGATGAAGAAGGTGAAGGATCACGCAGTAAAATTTAATGCACGAACCTTCTATGCCGGGGTAGGTCTTGCGAATTCACAGGATTACGAAAAGCTTATGGTAAAAGAAGAAGATTATATTATAAATTATGACGGACTTCAGGAAATTGAGTAA
- a CDS encoding FAD:protein FMN transferase: protein MTDFRKLSKLFFSGFFIILFLACNSQESKEQIYSGEALGTSYQIKFFYPEELELQESLDSIFRNINESMSTYQDNSDISRINAGDTTIMVDENFRKVFMDSYQIYIKSRGFFDPTVGNLVNAYGFGPESGEAELDQEEVDSMLQYVGFNKLKLSNDNHIIKDHPEIYLDFNAIAKGYTVDVLASYLESKGVEDILVEVGGELVAKGKNLGKDFPWTVGIDDPLQVEGKRSLTAALRLENRAMATSGNYRKFRVDSN, encoded by the coding sequence ATGACGGACTTCAGGAAATTGAGTAAGCTGTTCTTTAGTGGTTTTTTTATTATTTTATTTTTGGCCTGTAATAGTCAGGAATCCAAAGAACAGATCTATAGCGGAGAGGCCCTGGGTACTTCTTATCAAATTAAATTTTTCTATCCCGAAGAACTGGAACTGCAGGAAAGTCTGGATTCCATTTTTAGAAATATTAATGAATCGATGAGTACCTATCAGGACAACTCTGACATCTCCCGAATCAATGCCGGAGATACCACTATTATGGTTGACGAAAATTTTCGTAAGGTCTTTATGGATTCTTATCAAATCTATATTAAGAGCCGCGGTTTTTTTGATCCCACAGTTGGAAATCTTGTAAATGCCTATGGATTTGGACCGGAATCAGGAGAGGCAGAATTAGACCAGGAAGAAGTAGATTCAATGCTTCAGTACGTAGGTTTCAATAAGCTTAAACTTTCAAATGATAACCACATTATAAAGGATCATCCTGAAATATATCTCGATTTTAATGCTATAGCCAAAGGCTATACTGTTGATGTACTTGCTTCATATCTAGAAAGTAAAGGAGTTGAAGATATTCTCGTAGAAGTTGGTGGAGAGCTTGTAGCCAAGGGGAAGAACCTCGGTAAAGATTTCCCCTGGACCGTGGGAATTGATGATCCTCTCCAGGTCGAGGGAAAGAGGTCCCTTACAGCTGCCCTGCGTCTGGAAAACAGAGCTATGGCAACTTCGGGTAATTATAGGAAATTTAGAGTTGATTCCAATTAG
- a CDS encoding FAD:protein FMN transferase, translated as MIPIRRRFVHTINPLTGLSEKSNLLSATVLAPTCSLADGYATAFMAMGYERAVELVEKLEKVDVYLIYSTAEEEVKVYSTPGFEQALLKE; from the coding sequence TTGATTCCAATTAGGAGAAGATTCGTACATACCATTAATCCACTCACAGGTCTTTCAGAAAAAAGTAATCTTTTAAGTGCCACGGTTCTTGCTCCTACATGTTCCCTGGCCGATGGTTATGCAACCGCGTTTATGGCTATGGGGTATGAAAGGGCAGTGGAGCTGGTAGAGAAATTAGAAAAAGTAGATGTTTATTTAATTTATTCGACGGCAGAGGAAGAAGTTAAAGTGTATTCTACTCCCGGTTTTGAGCAGGCACTTCTTAAAGAATAG
- a CDS encoding class I SAM-dependent methyltransferase: protein MKIFRKVLNTIPRPLLIRFSYLAKPFLQLFLKGNKFEDPIDGKTFRKFLPYGYENQRENVLSPSTLSLERHRLLWLYLNAETGFFRDNLKVLHFAPEQAFYSRFRKLKNLNYTTTDLNSPLADVKADICNLPFEDSSFDFILCNHVLEHIPNDTRAMQELFRVLKPGGTAILQIPQDLSREVTFEDDSITSREERAKIFGQYDHVRVYGRDYFEKLRSIGFEVEEVEYSRDLPSEEVERYRLAKGEIIPVCHKPIL from the coding sequence ATGAAGATCTTCAGGAAAGTTTTAAATACCATTCCCCGCCCTTTACTCATTCGATTTAGTTACCTGGCTAAGCCATTCCTCCAGCTATTTCTTAAGGGTAATAAATTTGAAGATCCCATAGATGGAAAAACCTTTAGGAAATTTCTGCCTTACGGATACGAGAATCAAAGAGAGAATGTTCTTTCTCCTTCTACTTTGTCTTTGGAAAGGCACAGGCTTTTATGGCTCTACTTAAATGCCGAAACAGGATTCTTTAGGGATAACCTTAAAGTTTTACATTTTGCTCCGGAACAAGCCTTCTATAGCCGTTTCAGGAAATTAAAAAACCTTAATTATACTACTACCGATCTTAACTCTCCTTTAGCTGATGTAAAAGCTGATATTTGTAATTTACCTTTTGAAGATAGTTCTTTTGATTTTATTCTTTGCAATCATGTTCTGGAACATATTCCAAATGATACCCGGGCCATGCAGGAGCTTTTTAGAGTTTTAAAACCGGGTGGCACGGCCATTCTACAAATACCTCAGGACCTTTCCCGTGAGGTTACATTTGAAGATGATTCTATAACTTCAAGGGAAGAAAGAGCTAAAATCTTTGGACAGTATGATCACGTAAGAGTGTACGGCAGGGACTACTTTGAGAAATTAAGAAGCATTGGTTTTGAAGTAGAGGAAGTAGAATATTCCAGGGATTTACCTTCAGAAGAAGTTGAAAGATATAGATTGGCAAAGGGAGAAATTATTCCTGTTTGTCATAAACCTATTCTTTAA
- a CDS encoding HNH endonuclease, with protein MIKNYRHEEWKTLHKDIWQDRFVYKVSNYGRVISYVKNPEGELLSGGKTAGYLSFVVVLKSGKNKSYYFHRVIAELFLEKGENDQYVIHKNYVKHENQVSNLEWVTKKDWTLHQYNNPQVQENKLKRKLRQATSYSKLTYAQAVILKKKLLDPNRKTRIRVLAKQFGVSEMQLYRIKSGENWGDIEV; from the coding sequence ATGATTAAAAATTATCGGCACGAGGAATGGAAAACTCTTCATAAGGATATCTGGCAGGACAGGTTCGTATATAAAGTTTCCAATTATGGACGGGTTATCAGCTACGTTAAAAATCCGGAAGGAGAATTACTCTCAGGGGGAAAAACGGCAGGATATCTTTCATTTGTTGTTGTCCTGAAATCAGGAAAAAATAAAAGTTATTATTTTCATCGCGTCATTGCCGAACTATTTCTGGAAAAAGGTGAAAATGATCAATACGTAATCCACAAAAACTACGTGAAACATGAAAACCAGGTTTCAAATTTAGAGTGGGTTACAAAAAAAGATTGGACCTTACACCAGTATAACAATCCGCAGGTACAGGAGAATAAGCTTAAAAGAAAATTAAGACAGGCTACTTCTTATTCCAAGCTCACCTATGCACAAGCGGTTATTCTCAAAAAGAAACTCCTGGACCCTAATAGAAAAACAAGGATTCGGGTTTTGGCAAAACAATTTGGAGTTTCAGAAATGCAATTATATCGCATAAAATCGGGAGAAAATTGGGGCGATATTGAGGTATGA
- the map gene encoding type I methionyl aminopeptidase, which yields MMVTKTREEIELMRESALVVSRTLGMLAAEIKPGITTLYLDKLAEEYIREQGAVPAFLGLYDFPNTLCMSPNAQVVHGIPNDVPLVEGDIISIDCGAKKNGFYGDHAYTFPIGEIAEETRKLLEVTKESLYVGINEFRIGNRVGDVAYAIQKYCEDHGYGVVRELVGHGLGTKMHEDPEMPNYGQRGRGKKFIEGMVVAIEPMINLGTQRIKQLKDGWTILTADNKPSAHFEHDVAILDGKPELLSTFKYIYDALGIESTEEDNFRSKVYD from the coding sequence ATGATGGTTACAAAAACCAGGGAAGAGATTGAATTAATGAGAGAAAGTGCCTTAGTCGTTTCAAGGACATTAGGCATGTTAGCTGCTGAAATTAAACCCGGTATTACTACATTATATTTGGATAAACTGGCAGAGGAATATATAAGGGAGCAGGGAGCAGTCCCCGCTTTCCTGGGATTATACGATTTTCCAAACACACTTTGCATGAGTCCCAATGCACAGGTGGTACATGGAATCCCAAACGATGTTCCTTTGGTGGAAGGTGACATCATATCTATTGATTGCGGGGCTAAGAAAAATGGATTTTATGGAGATCACGCTTATACTTTTCCCATAGGTGAAATCGCCGAAGAAACCAGGAAGCTCTTAGAAGTCACGAAGGAATCTTTATACGTGGGAATTAATGAATTTCGTATTGGAAATCGTGTTGGAGATGTAGCTTATGCAATCCAGAAATATTGTGAGGACCACGGCTATGGAGTTGTAAGAGAGCTGGTAGGTCACGGTTTAGGCACAAAAATGCATGAGGACCCTGAAATGCCAAATTACGGTCAACGAGGCAGAGGTAAAAAATTTATTGAAGGAATGGTCGTAGCGATTGAACCTATGATTAACCTTGGCACCCAACGAATAAAACAATTAAAAGATGGTTGGACTATCCTAACGGCAGACAATAAGCCGAGCGCTCATTTTGAACATGATGTCGCTATTTTGGATGGAAAACCAGAACTTCTTTCTACATTCAAATACATCTATGATGCTCTGGGAATAGAAAGTACTGAAGAGGACAATTTCAGGTCTAAAGTATATGATTAA
- a CDS encoding BT0820 family HAD-type phosphatase, translating into MHKQLTIAVDFDGTIVENRYPRIGKPLLFAIETLKKLQDEGHHLILWTYRCGNELEEAVEFCRSKGINFYAVNKSYPEEVFEERISRKIQADIFIDDRNIGGLKGWGEIYHSLASAGGPRSQNIIRNKKRGKDVLHYLKSKL; encoded by the coding sequence ATGCACAAACAATTAACTATTGCTGTTGATTTTGACGGCACCATAGTAGAGAACAGGTATCCACGAATAGGAAAACCACTTTTGTTTGCAATTGAAACTTTGAAAAAACTTCAGGACGAAGGGCACCATCTTATACTGTGGACCTATAGATGCGGAAATGAACTTGAAGAAGCTGTAGAATTTTGCAGAAGCAAGGGAATTAATTTTTATGCAGTAAATAAAAGTTATCCCGAAGAAGTTTTTGAAGAAAGGATCAGCAGGAAGATTCAGGCTGATATTTTTATAGATGATAGAAATATTGGTGGTCTAAAAGGCTGGGGAGAAATTTATCATTCCCTTGCCTCGGCAGGCGGGCCAAGGTCACAAAATATTATTAGGAACAAAAAACGAGGTAAAGATGTTTTACATTACCTTAAATCAAAATTATGA
- a CDS encoding thioredoxin family protein: MKITFYILALAVMTSCGNTSKTAKDPIAQSTPTEAAPVLTEAASTAPTLAKAPRAQQSNMIVGQFQKEDLQEEPYSSWFNSSYESYSPSKEAMETIKKNISDYEIVAFMGTWCPDSRREVPHFFKILDQANYDLSKLKIIGVDRSKTTPDNLQEGHSIKRVPTFIFYKNGKEVNRYVEYAKESLAEDIAAIVSGREYKNSYAE, translated from the coding sequence ATGAAAATTACATTTTACATTTTAGCCCTGGCCGTAATGACTTCCTGCGGAAATACATCAAAGACGGCAAAGGATCCTATAGCACAAAGCACTCCAACTGAAGCAGCTCCCGTTCTAACTGAAGCAGCTTCCACTGCACCCACTCTGGCTAAGGCTCCACGGGCACAACAAAGTAATATGATAGTAGGGCAATTTCAAAAAGAAGATCTTCAGGAAGAGCCTTATTCCAGCTGGTTTAACAGCAGTTATGAAAGTTACTCCCCTTCAAAAGAGGCAATGGAAACTATAAAGAAAAACATTTCAGATTATGAGATCGTTGCTTTCATGGGAACCTGGTGTCCTGATAGCCGACGGGAAGTACCGCATTTTTTTAAAATTTTGGACCAGGCTAATTATGACCTTTCCAAACTTAAAATAATTGGGGTAGACAGAAGTAAGACTACACCAGATAATTTACAGGAAGGGCATAGTATTAAACGTGTTCCAACTTTTATTTTCTATAAAAACGGAAAAGAGGTTAACCGCTATGTAGAATATGCAAAAGAAAGCCTGGCAGAAGATATAGCCGCCATAGTTTCGGGCAGGGAATACAAAAATTCCTACGCTGAATAG
- the gpmI gene encoding 2,3-bisphosphoglycerate-independent phosphoglycerate mutase, producing MNKKVILMILDGWGLSQDENVSAVAKAKTPNFDSLLSRYPNTQLLTHGMNVGLPDGQMGNSEVGHMNLGAGRIVYQDLAKINLAVQNKSLSKEPVLEQAFNYAKNHNKPIHFMGLLSDGGVHSHIDHLKGLLTAADEFGVKEKYVHAFTDGRDVDPNSGLGFVKEIEEHLKLTNGKLASIIGRYYAMDRDRRWERVQKAYDLIVRGEGTKTTNASEAVQRNYDNGITDEFIEPIVLTDDLGNPVATLKEDEVVIFFNFRTDRGRQLTYALTQENIAEYNMKILPLYFVTITKYDDSFSNINVVFKKDNIKTTLGEVLEYMGKTQIRIAETEKYPHVTFFFSGGREEPFKGEKRIMVNSPKVATYDLQPEMSAYELTEKIIPEIKSHSADFVCLNFANPDMVGHTGVFEAAVKACEVVDECLGKVVDTALENEYSVLIIADHGNSEMMINPDGSANTAHTTNPVPFILVDKDVKSLKSGNLGDIAPTILELMGITKPELMTQHSLI from the coding sequence ATGAATAAAAAAGTAATCTTAATGATTCTGGATGGCTGGGGACTCAGCCAGGATGAAAACGTCTCGGCCGTTGCAAAAGCTAAAACTCCTAATTTTGATTCTCTTCTCTCGAGGTATCCAAACACACAACTCCTCACCCACGGAATGAACGTGGGACTTCCTGATGGACAAATGGGCAACAGTGAGGTAGGACATATGAATCTTGGAGCAGGAAGAATAGTTTACCAGGACCTGGCTAAAATAAATCTTGCAGTGCAAAACAAGAGCTTATCCAAAGAACCTGTGCTCGAGCAGGCTTTCAATTATGCTAAAAATCATAACAAACCCATTCATTTTATGGGCTTATTGAGTGATGGTGGCGTCCATAGTCATATAGATCATTTAAAAGGATTACTAACAGCCGCCGATGAGTTTGGGGTGAAGGAGAAGTACGTACACGCATTTACAGATGGCCGTGATGTTGACCCTAATTCAGGCCTTGGCTTTGTTAAAGAAATAGAAGAACATCTTAAATTGACCAATGGAAAACTTGCATCTATTATTGGCCGCTACTATGCCATGGATAGAGACAGAAGATGGGAGCGGGTACAAAAAGCCTATGACCTAATTGTTCGTGGAGAGGGAACCAAAACAACAAATGCCAGTGAAGCTGTACAAAGAAATTATGACAATGGTATTACAGATGAATTTATAGAACCTATTGTTCTTACCGATGATCTTGGAAATCCTGTGGCCACTCTAAAAGAAGACGAAGTAGTGATCTTCTTTAACTTTAGAACAGACCGCGGCCGACAGCTCACTTATGCTCTTACCCAGGAAAATATTGCAGAATACAATATGAAAATACTTCCATTGTACTTTGTGACGATCACTAAATATGACGACAGTTTTTCCAATATTAATGTTGTCTTTAAAAAAGATAATATTAAAACAACTTTAGGGGAAGTGTTGGAATATATGGGCAAAACCCAAATTAGGATTGCAGAAACCGAGAAATATCCACACGTAACATTTTTCTTTTCAGGAGGTCGCGAGGAGCCTTTTAAGGGTGAAAAAAGGATCATGGTCAATTCTCCTAAAGTGGCCACTTATGACCTACAACCCGAAATGAGTGCCTATGAATTAACCGAAAAAATTATTCCCGAAATTAAGTCCCACAGTGCAGATTTTGTATGTTTAAACTTTGCAAATCCCGATATGGTAGGACACACAGGGGTCTTTGAAGCTGCAGTTAAAGCTTGTGAAGTTGTAGATGAGTGCCTTGGAAAGGTGGTGGATACAGCTCTTGAAAATGAGTATAGTGTACTTATAATTGCCGATCACGGAAATAGTGAAATGATGATAAACCCAGATGGATCGGCCAATACAGCACATACTACTAATCCTGTTCCTTTTATTTTGGTAGATAAAGATGTGAAATCTTTGAAAAGTGGTAATTTAGGAGACATTGCACCGACTATTCTGGAATTGATGGGCATAACCAAACCCGAATTAATGACTCAACATTCACTTATATAA